One window of Quercus robur chromosome 12, dhQueRobu3.1, whole genome shotgun sequence genomic DNA carries:
- the LOC126708369 gene encoding uncharacterized protein LOC126708369, which yields MIRKYNGPHTCTESTLTQDHEQLDTHVIEKELRDVVKNDPIIKIASLQQTLYNKYQYRPSYFKVWEAKEKAIGRAFGDWDKSYQLLPKWLKVLTDSNPDSRVIWRTIPATMPDCAIFERVFWAFGPSIEGFQHCRPVISIDRTFLYGKYKGTLLIASTWDGDNRLFPLAFAIVEKETDDSWYWFLHCIQINVTNREGLCVISDRHPGIMAAIRTICQSTRWYHRFCLCHVASNFNQQIGNKNLKAMVMWAGMENQLRKYQITRDRITQLSADGEKYLREIPMEKWTLAYDGGHCYGAMTTNLSESFNGILKSARNLPIIALVELTYYRCVAYFADRYTKACAGVTAGERIMAYAKNKFNKWEKKGTKAFSYCVQS from the coding sequence ATGATTAGGAAATACAATGGTCCACACACATGTACAGAGTCCACGCTCACACAAGATCACGAGCAATTAGACACCCATGTTATTGAGAAAGAGTTGAGGGATGTTGTCAAAAATGATCCAATCATAAAAATTGCTTCACTTCAACAGACTCTTTACAATAAGTACCAATACAGGCCTTCTTATTTTAAGGTGTGGGAGGCAAAAGAGAAAGCAATTGGTAGAGCGTTTGGTGATTGGGACAAATCTTACCAATTATTGCCAAAATGGTTGAAAGTTTTGACTGATTCAAACCCGGACAGCAGGGTTATTTGGAGAACAATACCTGCTACTATGCCAGACTGTGCGATATTCGAGAGAGTGTTCTGGGCTTTTGGTCCATCAATTGAAGGTTTTCAACATTGTAGGCCAGTAATTAGTATTGATAGAACTTTCCTATATGGTAAGTATAAAGGTACGTTACTGATTGCATCAACGTGGGATGGTGACAACAGACTTTTTCCACTTGCCTTTGCCATTGTAGAGAAGGAAACTGATGATAGCTGGTATTGGTTTTTGCATTGTATTCAGATTAATGTCACTAATCGGGAAGGGTTATGTGTCATATCTGATCGTCATCCTGGTATAATGGCAGCGATACGGACTATATGTCAATCGACACGTTGGTATCATCGTTTTTGCCTTTGCCATGTGGCTAGCAATTTCAATCaacaaattgggaataaaaactTGAAGGCTATGGTAATGTGGGCAGGCATGGAGAATCAGTTACGAAAGTATCAAATCACAAGGGATAGAATTACTCAATTAAGTGCAGATGGTGAGAAGTATTTAAGGGAAATACCGATGGAAAAGTGGACGTTAGCATACGATGGTGGACATTGTTATGGGGCAATGACCACAAACTTGTCTGAAAGCTTCAACGGAATTCTAAAGAGTGCTAGAAATCTGCCCATAATTGCATTAGTTGAACTTACATACTATCGTTGTGTCGCCTACTTTGCTGATCGGTATACTAAGGCATGTGCAGGGGTTACTGCCGGTGAACGCATTATGGCCTATGCAAagaataaattcaataaatgggaaaaaaaaggcACCAAAGCATTCAGTTACTGTGTTCAGTCATGA